One part of the Aspergillus luchuensis IFO 4308 DNA, chromosome 5, nearly complete sequence genome encodes these proteins:
- a CDS encoding uncharacterized protein (COG:Q;~EggNog:ENOG410PHAK;~InterPro:IPR001099,IPR011141,IPR012328,IPR016039, IPR018088;~PFAM:PF02797,PF00195;~SMCOG1024:chalcone and stilbene synthase domain protein;~antiSMASH:Cluster_5.21;~go_function: GO:0016746 - transferase activity, transferring acyl groups [Evidence IEA];~go_function: GO:0016747 - transferase activity, transferring acyl groups other than amino-acyl groups [Evidence IEA];~go_process: GO:0009058 - biosynthetic process [Evidence IEA]) — translation MGNSLSSSPSPEQSSQPEIPLRGDEAIITGIATEWPSRLIGPEELNKYALKFYPENPPWLQKLLMLNAKTGIETRAVIDLWDDPRWLGDQPPTAEEVDTAFREYGVELAKKAALKALRESNIDPSSITHMVSVTATNAGAPGYDQLVARDLGLPDTTERVLLSGVGCAGGCASLRLASALADAATHRKKEARILIVACELCSIQIRSELHAASQSPITRIGPVIFSDGAAALVVCNSLGMSDKTPKQFAIVDDKSVTTSGTQEDMSVKVSTYGFLATFSKKIPELAIGSMKAPLQCLLQTNGMSSASPTDFYWALHPGGRAIIEGVQAAFNLPEDSLSASYEIYRTRGNSSSVSILAVLEKVREKKLQTPNVVACSFGTGIRTEIALLRRLE, via the exons ATGGGCAATTCgctttcatcttctccttctcctgagCAAAGCTCACAGCCAGAAATACCACTGAGAGGGGATGAGGCAATAATCACGGGGATTGCTACCGAGTGGCCGTCTCGACTAATAGGCCCCGAAGAATTGAACAAGTATGCCTTGAAATTTTATCCCGAAAATCCTCCATG GCTCCAGAAGTTGCTCATGCTCAATGCCAAGACAGGTATCGAGACACGAGCTGTCATCGATTTATGGGATGATCCTCGCTGGCTTGGGGACCAACCACCCACCGCTGAGGAGGTGGACACCGCATTTCGGGAATATGGTGTCGAACTCGCAAAAAAGGCTGCCCTAAAAGCCCTCCGGGAAAGTAACATCGATCCATCCTCAATCACGCATATGGTGTCCGTGACTGCAACAAATGCCGGAGCTCCAGGATACGATCAACTTGTCGCTCGTGACCTGGGTCTCCCTGATACGACAGAACGAGTCCTGCTCAGCGGAGTTGGCTGTGCAGGCGGGTGTGCATCCCTCCGACTTGCTTCTGCACTAGCAGATGCAGCCACACACCGGAAAAAAGAAGCACGGATCCTCATCGTCGCATGTGAGCTCTGCAGCattcagatcagatcagagCTGCACGCTGCTTCACAGTCTCCCATCACTAGAATCGGCCCAGTCATTTTCAGTGACGGTGCAGCAGCACTTGTCGTTTGCAACTCTCTTGGAATGAGCGATAAGACGCCTAAGCAATTCGCAATCGTTGATGATAAAAGCGTCACCACCTCCGGAACACAAGAAGATATGTCGGTGAAAGTCTCTACATATGGCTTTCTAGCCACATTTTCGAAGAAGATTCCTGAACTGGCAATCGGATCCATGAAAGCTCCCCTCCAGTGCCTGTTGCAAACTAACGGGATGTCCTCCGCGTCTCCAACGGACTTCTATTGGGCTCTTCATCCAGGAGGCCGAGCTATCATCGAGGGTGTCCAGGCCGCTTTCAACTTGCCTGAAGACTCATTGTCAGCCAGTTATGAGATCTACAGAACAAGGGGGAACTCCTCGAGTGTTTCGATTTTAGCGGTGTTGGAAAAAGTGCGGGAAAAGAAGTTGCAAACACCGAATGTCGTTGCATGTAGTTTTGGAACCGGTATCAGGACAGAGATAGCCCTACTACGCCGCTTGGAATAA
- the KGD2_2 gene encoding 2-oxoglutarate dehydrogenase complex E2 component (BUSCO:EOG09263I7I;~COG:C;~EggNog:ENOG410PHAP;~InterPro:IPR006255,IPR000089,IPR001078,IPR003016, IPR023213,IPR011053;~PFAM:PF00364,PF00198;~antiSMASH:Cluster_5.21;~go_component: GO:0045252 - oxoglutarate dehydrogenase complex [Evidence IEA];~go_function: GO:0004149 - dihydrolipoyllysine-residue succinyltransferase activity [Evidence IEA];~go_function: GO:0016746 - transferase activity, transferring acyl groups [Evidence IEA];~go_process: GO:0006099 - tricarboxylic acid cycle [Evidence IEA]), with protein MLSRTTPRLQGPTVRIPRAISTTPTVHSIHTYNALRLTLRTTVALQKSWTPIQSSQQQRTFSVSALRTAETRVINVPAMAESISEGVLSAFHKQVGDYVEQDEEIASIETDKIDVAINASESGTIAKLLVNEGDTVTVGQAVIELSPQKRDGSQSAEVQLATEAAKESKEDQPTSSPTSQPETKPEPKKESTAPPAPSKPAAPVASAQGPVSAYKGSRAERREKMTRMRLRTAERLKQSQNTAAFLTTFNEVDMSKVMEFRAQNKDNVLQKHGVKLGFMGPVARASALALKEIPAINASIENDDTIVFRDYIDLSVAVATPKGLVTPVLRNMESLSVMGIEKGIAELGKKARDGKLTMDDLSGGSFTISNSGIWGSLFGTPIINVPQTAVLGIYGIQQRPVAIKGQVEIRPMMYTALTYDHRLVDGREAVTFLTLVKKYLEDPASMLTE; from the exons ATGTTATCGCGAACAACACCCCGACTCCAGGGCCCCACTGTCCGCATTCCACGCGCTATCAGCACCACACCTACAGTTCACTCCATTCATACATACAACGCGCTTCGACTTACATTGCGCACAACCGTCGCATTACAGAAGTCATGGACACCCATTCAGTCGTCGCAGCAACAGCGCACCTTCAGCGTATCCGCCCTTCGTACCGCAGAAACACGAGTCATTAACGTCCCTGCCATGGCGGAATCTATCTCCGAGGGTGTCCTTTCTGCATTCCACAAGCAGGTCGGAGATTACGTAGAGCAAGATGAGGAGATCGCTTCGATCGAGACGGACAAAATCGACGTCGCTATCAATGCGTCTGAGAGCGGTACAATTGCGAAACTACTGGTGAACGAGGGCGATACGGTGACGGTCGGACAGGCAGTTATTGAACTATCTCCGCAGAAGCGCGATGGGTCGCAATCTGCAGAAGTTCAACTTGCTACAGAGGCTGCTAAGGAATCAAAAGAAGATCAGCCCACATCGTCCCCTACGTCTCAGCCAGAGACAAAACCCGAACCTAAGAAGGAATCTACTGCGCCCCCTGCACCATCGAAACCTGCTGCACCCGTCGCCAGCGCTCAAGGACCCGTGTCAGCTTACAAGGGTAGTCGCGCAGAGAGAAGG GAGAAAATGACCCGCATGCGCCTCCGCACCGCAGAGCGTCTCAAGCAATCCCAAAACACCGCCGCTTTTCTTACTACCTTCAATGAGGTCGACATGTCCAAGGTGATGGAGTTCCGGGCACAGAACAAAGACAATGTACTCCAGAAACATGGTGTTAAGCTTGGATTCATGGGTCCAGTTGCCCGTGCATCTGCGCTCGCGTTGAAGGAGATCCCGGCCATTAATGCTTCTATCGAGAATGATGATACCATCGTATTCAGAGATTACATCGATCTCAGCGTGGCTGTGGCGACACCGAAGGGATTGGTAACGCCGGTGTTGAGGAATATGGAGAGCTTGAGTGTGATGGGGATTGAGAAGGGAATCGCTGAGCTGGGAAAGAAG GCACGCGATGGCAAATTGACTATGGATGACTTGTCCGGAGGTTCATTTACCATCAGTAACAGTGGCATTTGGGGATCCTTGTTTGGTACGCCAATCATCAATGTGCCGCAAACGGCGGTGCTGGGTATCTATGGAATTCAGCAAAGGCCAGTTGCTATCAAAGGACAGGTCGAAATCCGGCCG ATGATGTATACTGCTTTGACATACGATCATCGGCTGGTGGATGGTCGTGAAGCGGTTACTTTTCTGACCTTGGTGAAGAAGTATCTCGAGGATCCAGCGAGCATGCTAACTGAGTAG
- the KGD1_2 gene encoding 2-oxoglutarate dehydrogenase family protein (COG:G;~EggNog:ENOG410PFJN;~InterPro:IPR005475,IPR011603,IPR032106,IPR029061, IPR001017,IPR031717,IPR042179;~PFAM:PF02779,PF00676,PF16078,PF16870;~antiSMASH:Cluster_5.21;~go_function: GO:0004591 - oxoglutarate dehydrogenase (succinyl-transferring) activity [Evidence IEA];~go_function: GO:0016624 - oxidoreductase activity, acting on the aldehyde or oxo group of donors, disulfide as acceptor [Evidence IEA];~go_function: GO:0030976 - thiamine pyrophosphate binding [Evidence IEA];~go_process: GO:0006099 - tricarboxylic acid cycle [Evidence IEA];~go_process: GO:0055114 - oxidation-reduction process [Evidence IEA]) produces the protein MFIPRSRILTLRQVHHSSRLHLHLRPHATEATTQRSVAKPSDHNNDSFLQSTASTYIDTMYTSWKADPTSVHVSWQAYFHNVENGHVAIEQAFIPLPELVSATSTIPKPTNATHAQSETVKQLKAIQLIQAYQRWGHEHASIDPLGMLNEGKVRKKELSLSHYGLGPEDLDMIIPVGLGAQDLTATKSMTLREVITTCEETYCGSMGVEYMHISDQDQVEWIRRRIEGPERHVFSDDEKKRILDGLVRATAWEKFLATKFPNEKRFGLDGVESYIPAFEAAVDRLAENGVEHIEMGVGHRGRMNVLYNIVGKDGASMLRDFGSKETSAWGIPGDVKYHYGGSGERVTTSGKKVYMNLAPQPSHVESVNPVVMGKTRAIQDGRNGDLGKTMMLNVHTDAAFAGQGTVYETLGLAALKGYEIGGTLRFIVNNQVGFTTDTWQARSSLYCTDVAKILDAPVIHVNGDDVEAVAFAGILAADFRATFKKDCLVDIVCYRRNGHNEMDQASFTQPTMYERIAEKKNILDEYEASIISKGVVMKEEVQMMKDKAWAELTECFDRRKDQKPDPKEWLIDAWKGMKTPTESNTETLPPKVTAVNYEFIEAVSKNFGAEVPQGFELHKNLERILSRRQQTLTTGKDIDWATAEALAFGTLLREGTGVRVAGQDVERGTFSQRHAVLHDQRTNKTYTPLSTISPGQGLFTITNSSLSETAAMGFEVGYSLADPNALVMWEAQFGDFANNAQVIIDNYIASSEKKWLQRSGVVLSLPHGYDGQGPEHTSARLERFLQLGDEDSRHFPTPEQLQRQHQDANIQIVCMTSPANYFHVLRRQIHRDFRKPLIILFSKTLLRHPLARSDIAEFIETPYFQPLLPETRHGITINEAEDVKRVIFCSGQVYAALYKYRETHNLKDTAITRIEELHPFPWEKVRQNLDNYPNATDVVWCQEETLNGGAWGYVMPRFEAILAKTANHTDKKVRYAGRDPMSSVAVGYKVLHSTEEEKVMGDAFQISSCQ, from the exons ATGTTCATCCCACGAAGTCGAATACTTACCCTACGGCAAGTCCACCACTCTTcccgtcttcatctccacctaCGGCCACATGCCACTGAAGCAACGACGCAGCGCTCAGTAGCCAAACCG AGCGATCACAACAATGACAGCTTCCTCCAAAGCACCGCCTCGACCTACATCGACACCATGTATACATCATGGAAAGCCGACCCGACCTCCGTACATGTATCCTGGCAAGCATATTTCCACAACGTTGAGAACGGACATGTCGCAATTGAGCAGGCTTTCATCCCTCTGCCAGAACTAGTATCTGCAACTTCTACGATACCAAAACCGACAAATGCTACACACGCGCAATCGGAGACAGTGAAGCAGCTTAAAGCCATCCAGTTAATACAGGCATATCAGCGCTGGGGCCACGAACACGCCAGCATCGACCCGTTAGGAATGCTCAACGAAGGAAAGGTCCGGAAGAAGGAGTTGTCCCTGTCGCATTATGGCCTCGGACCTGAGGATCTAGATATGATCATCCCTGTTGGATTAGGCGCGCAGGATCTCACCGCGACGAAGAGCATGACTCTGCGGGAGGTCATCACCACCTGCGAGGAAACATACTGTGGAAGTATGGGTGTCGAATACATGCATATTTCGGACCAGGATCAGGTAGAATGGATCCGGAGGCGGATCGAGGGGCCAGAACGTCATGTCTTCTCGGATGACGAGAAGAAACGTATTTTGGATGGCTTGGTACGCGCTACGGCTTGGGAGAAGTTCCTCGCTACGAAGTTCCCGAATGAGAAGCGATTTGGGCTTGATGGAGTCGAAAGCTACATTCCTGCATTCGAAGCGGCAGTGGACCGATTGGCTGAAAATGGTGTTGAGCATATTGAGATGGGCGTGGGTCATCGCGGGCGCATGAATGTGCTGTATAACATTGTTGGAAAAGATGGCGCGTCGATGTTGCGGGATTTCGGTTCTAAGGAGACTTCAGCTTGGGGCATACCCGGAGATGTGAAGTATCACTATGGGGGAAGTGGTGAGAGGGTAACTACTTCCGGTAAGAAGGTGTATATGAACCTGGCGCCGCAGCCGTCCCATGTCGAGTCCGTGAACCCCGTTGTTATGGGTAAGACGAGGGCGATTCAAGATGGGAGGAATGGTGATCTTGGGAAGACCATGATGTTGAATGTGCATACGGACGCGGCTTTTGCTGGCCAAGGAACAGTGTATGAGACGCTGGGACTCGCTGCATTGAAAGGGTACGAGATTGGCGGAACTTTAAGATTCATCGTGAACAACCAGGTTGGGTTCACGACCGATACCTGGCAGGCGAGGTCGTCGCTATACTGCACGGACGTGGCGAAGATCTTGGACGCACCGGTTATTCATGTAAATGGTGACGATGTAGAGGCAGTGGCTTTTGCTGGTATCCTCGCAGCTGATTTCAGAGCAACATTCAAGAAAGATTGCCTCGTTGACATTGTTTGCTATCGGCGCAATGGACATAACGAGATGGACCAGGCCTCATTTACCCAGCCAACGATGTATGAGCGcattgcggagaagaagaatatccTCGATGAGTATGAGGCTAGCATTATCTCAAAAGGCGTCGTCATGAAAGAGGAAGTCCAGATGATGAAAGATAAAGCCTGGGCAGAGCTTACGGAATGTTTCGACAGGAGGAAGGATCAGAAGCCTGATCCAAAAGAGTGGCTAATCGATGCGTGGAAGGGTATGAAGACGCCAACAGAGTCAAATACGGAAACACTACCACCGAAGGTGACCGCAGTCAACTATGAATTCATCGAGGCCGTGTCTAAGAATTTTGGAGCGGAGGTCCCACAAGGCTTCGAGCTACACAAGAACCTAGAACGGATTCTTTCTCGCCGGCAACAAACATTGACGACCGGCAAAGATATTGACTGGGCTACTGCCGAAGCTCTGGCATTCGGTACCCTTCTCCGTGAGGGTACAGGGGTTCGAGTAGCCGGACAGGATGTCGAACGAGGCACCTTTTCCCAGCGTCATGCCGTTCTCCACGACCAACGAACCAACAAAACATACACACCTTTAAGCACCATCAGCCCAGGCCAGGGCTTATTCACCATAACCAATTCGTCTTTGAGTGAGACTGCAGCTATGGGTTTCGAAGTTGGCTACTCTTTGGCAGATCCAAATGCTCTCGTGATGTGGGAAGCCCAGTTCGGCGACTTCGCAAACAACGCTCAAGTCATCATCGATAACTATATCGCATCTTCCGAGAAGAAGTGGCTTCAGCGCTCTGGCGTGGTTCTTTCGTTGCCCCATGGCTACGACGGCCAAGGACCGGAACATACTTCAGCCCGCTTGGAGCGATTTTTGCAACTCGGCGACGAAGATTCGAGGCATTTTCCAACACCAGAGCAACTCCAACGCCAGCATCAGGATGCTAACATACAGATTGTGTGCATGACAAGCCCTGCAAACTACTTCCACGTTCTGCGCCGGCAAATCCACCGGGACTTCAGAAAAC CTCTCATCATACTCTTCTCCAAGACCCTACTTCGCCACCCCCTTGCACGTTCGGATATTGCAGAGTTCATAGAGACTCCCTACTTCCAACCATTGCTCCCCGAAACTCGGCACGGTATTACTATCAATGAGGCGGAAGACGTCAAGCGTGTCATCTTCTGTTCTGGCCAAGTGTATGCGGCGCTCTACAAGTATCGCGAAACTCATAACCTCAAAGATACAGCTATCACGCGCATTGAAGAACTCCATCCGTTTCCGTGGGAGAAAGTTAGACAGAATCTGGATAATTACCCAAATGCAACAGATGTTGTTTGGTGCCAGGAGGAAACACTTAATGGTGGCGCTTGGGGCTATGTTATGCCGAGGTTTGAAGCTATTTTGGCTAAGACGGCAAACCACACGGATAAGAAAGTACGATATGCGGGTAGGGACCCTATGTCAAGTGTTGCAGTGGGGTACAAGGTGCTTCACTCCactgaggaagaaaaggtcaTGGGTGACGCGTTTCAGATATCTTCCTGTCAGTGA
- a CDS encoding uncharacterized protein (COG:G;~EggNog:ENOG410PG3C;~InterPro:IPR001312,IPR022673,IPR022672,IPR043129;~PFAM:PF00349,PF03727;~antiSMASH:Cluster_5.21;~go_function: GO:0004396 - hexokinase activity [Evidence IEA];~go_function: GO:0005524 - ATP binding [Evidence IEA];~go_function: GO:0005536 - glucose binding [Evidence IEA];~go_function: GO:0016773 - phosphotransferase activity, alcohol group as acceptor [Evidence IEA];~go_process: GO:0001678 - cellular glucose homeostasis [Evidence IEA];~go_process: GO:0005975 - carbohydrate metabolic process [Evidence IEA]) has translation MKEPQGAPASGIHFPQGVSVKVTEEVQKIADMFRVDGDTLRRITDHFVKEMEKGLGNSDSDIPMNVTWVTKSPTGHETGQYLTVDMGGTNLRVCNVTLTEEKGGYKIAQSKFKLPGGLKTGNAQELWAYIADRVADFLRERELTPRPGEKLPLAFTFSYPVTQDNIRHGVLQRWTKGWDVSGVEGEDVVAQLEEAFEERNVPVHIVALVNDTTGTLIASAYKDPEIKIGSIFGTGCNSAYMEKIGRVPKIAEHHLPADQYVAINTEYGAFDNSHRVLPRCQFDLEIDRASPRPGQQTYEKMVAGLYVGEIVRLIIVHLHEKAGYLENMDLGRLRHIHAMESSCVSRMEEDGSAEDSAMAETRKFLFEEFGIEPTCEELRVCCRLGEIVCTRAARLYACGIAAICKKEGIRQGRVGVDGSTFEKLFRFKERAAAALREILEWPDGSEDLITFVPAEDGSGIGAALIAALSGRD, from the exons ATGAAGGAACCACAGGGCGCTCCCGCATCGGGCATCCACTTCCCGCAGG GAGTATCGGTAAAAGTGACAGAAGAGGTTCAAAAGATAGCGGATATGTTCCGTGTGGATGGAGACACGCTTCGACGTATCACCGACCATTTTgtcaaggagatggagaagg GACTGGGAAACTCCGATAGCGATATT CCAATGAACGTAACCTGGGTCACCAAGTCCCCGACCGGCCACGAAACAGGCCAATACCTGACCGTGGATATGGGCGGAACCAATCTCCGCGTATGCAACGTCACTCtgacagaagagaaaggaggataCAAGATTGCACAAAGCAAATTCAAGTTACCGGGTGGCTTGAAAACAGGTAATGCGCAGGAGCTATGGGCATACATTGCGGACCGTGTGGCAGACTTTCTGCGCGAGCGTGAATTGACTCCCCGCCCGGGCGAGAAACTACCACTTGCGTTTACTTTCTCGTACCCGGTGACGCAGGATAACATCCGACATGGAGTGTTGCAGCGTTGGACAAAGGGATGGGATGTATCTGGGgtagagggtgaggatgtagTTGCACAGTTGGAAGAGGCGTTTGAGGAGAGG AATGTCCCTGTGCACATCGTGGCATTAGTGAATGACACAACAGGAACGCTCATCGCATCGGCATACAAAGACCCCGAGATTAAGATTGGTAGCATCTTCGGCACTGGGTGCAACTCAGCATACATGGAAAAGATCGGGCGCGTGCCGAAGATTGCAGAGCACCATCTCCCCGCCGACCAATACGTCGCAATCAATACCGAGTATGGCGCCTTTGATAACAGCCATCGCGTTCTTCCGCGATGCCAATTCGACCTCGAGATTGACCGTGCTTCTCCGCGACCGGGTCAACAGACATACGAAAAGATGGTGGCTGGGCTGTACGTGGGAGAGATAGTGAGGCTTATTATTGTTCATTTACATGAGAAAGCTGGCTACCTGGAGAACATGGACCTCGGTCGTCTGCGACATATTCACGCTATGGAATCGTCGTGTGTGTCgaggatggaagaggacgGGTCAGCGGAGGATAGCGCGATGGCGGAGACACGAAAATTCCTCTTTGAGGAATTTGGCATTGAGCCAACATGCGAAGAACTCCGTGTCTGTTGTCGTCTCGGGGAAATTGTTTGTACGCGTGCGGCCAGGTTGTATGCGTGCGGCATTGCGGCTATCTGTAAGAAGGAGGGCATTCGCCAAGGCCgtgttggtgtggatgggtCTACTTTTGAGAAGCTTTTCCGGTTCAAGGAGAGGGCAGCGGCTGCTTTACGAGAAATCCTCGAGTGGCCTGACGGCTCAGAGGACTTGATTACCTTTGTGCCTGCAGAGGATGGGTCGGGTATTGGTGCAGCTTTGATTGCGGCGTTGTCTGGGAGAGACTGA
- a CDS encoding glutathione S-transferase family protein (COG:T;~EggNog:ENOG410PFAZ;~InterPro:IPR012336,IPR026928;~PFAM:PF17172;~antiSMASH:Cluster_5.21), giving the protein MRISQKQPEITLYRGFPGTGIYTWSPFVTKLEVRLRFRGLSYRTESGSVRAAPRGKVPYVTICDEDKSGPDQARTMSDSDLIIQDLVNDDILPDLNGDLSVQEKVLDSGVRALLEDKLYFLQGYEKWMDNYYSMREHILASLPYPIRIIVGHLIYRKQYQTLHGQGTLRYSAEERSAFKKQIWEDINALLEDSGLQSDRQGPYWVLGGQHPTEADATLFGFIVGALICTACPETQAIVRGLPVLVDYAQRIHDRYFPDYELWAEK; this is encoded by the exons ATGAGAATCAGCCAGAAACAACCAGAAATAACCCTATACCGCGGCTTCCCCGGCACGGGGATCTACACATGGTCACCCTTTGTGACGAAACTTGAAGTCCGGCTCCGGTTTAGAGGACTATCTTATCGCACTGAAAGTGGGTCTGTTCGCGCGGCGCCACGGGGAAAAGTGCCTTATGTTACTATTTGCGATGAAGACAAATCTGGGCCGGATCAGGCTCGGACAATGTCTGATTCGGATCTCATCATACAGGATCTCGTCAATGACGATATCCTCCCAGACCTAAATGGCGACTTGAGTGTTCAGGAAAAGGTTCTTGATTCGGGGGTTAGAGCGTTGTTGGAAGACAAACTGTACTTTTTGCAG GGTTATGAAAAATGGATGGACAATTACTATTCCATGCGGGAACATATCCTAGCCTCACTGCCGTATCCTATCCGGATAATCGTGGGACATCTCATCTACCGGAAACAGTATCAGACGTTGCATGGGCAAGGGACATTACGCTATTCGGCAGAAGAACGGAGCGCATTCAAGAAACAGATATGGGAGGATATTAACGCCTTATTAGAGGACTCCGGGTTGCAGAGTGATCGCCAGGGACCATATTGGGTGCTTGGGGGTCAGCATCCGACCGAGGCTGATGCTACGCTGTTTGGGTTCATTGTTGGGGCTTTGATCTGTACCGC GTGTCCTGAAACGCAGGCGATCGTGAGAGGATTACCAGTTCTGGTAGATTATGCGCAGAGGATTCATGATCGGTACTTTCCGGATTACGAGCTTTGGGCGGAGAAATAG